Proteins from one Elusimicrobiaceae bacterium genomic window:
- a CDS encoding pyridoxine 5'-phosphate synthase, producing the protein MALQLGVNIDHVATLRQARRASYPDPLTAADLCLRVGADYIVIHVRADERHMNEKDLARLCKAYRKHIHLECNFSLKMEKMALKHKPGSVCIVPELPGEVTTTGGLKFTPKNFTRIRQMTEALQKKGIKVSLFVDPTAQSIRAAAKCGADIVELCTRDYSEAKNKKEQAKLLRELALASLLAKELGLEVHAGHGLDYENVLPVADLCGVSCMNIGFSIISRAVLAGLPNAVCAMKELL; encoded by the coding sequence ATGGCTTTACAATTAGGTGTTAATATTGATCATGTGGCAACGCTGCGCCAAGCGCGTCGCGCCTCCTATCCCGATCCGTTAACCGCTGCTGATCTTTGTTTGCGCGTAGGGGCAGATTATATTGTTATTCACGTGCGTGCCGATGAGCGGCATATGAATGAAAAAGATTTGGCCCGTTTATGCAAGGCTTACCGAAAACATATTCACTTAGAATGTAATTTTTCATTAAAGATGGAAAAGATGGCTCTGAAACATAAGCCGGGGTCTGTCTGTATTGTGCCGGAACTGCCCGGTGAAGTGACCACAACGGGCGGTTTAAAATTTACTCCCAAAAATTTTACTCGTATTCGTCAAATGACGGAGGCTTTGCAAAAAAAAGGCATTAAGGTTAGTTTATTTGTAGATCCGACGGCCCAATCCATTCGTGCTGCTGCCAAGTGCGGAGCCGATATCGTAGAACTTTGTACGCGTGATTATAGCGAAGCAAAAAATAAAAAAGAACAAGCCAAATTATTGCGTGAATTAGCCTTAGCCTCTTTGTTGGCTAAAGAACTAGGATTAGAAGTGCATGCCGGGCATGGGTTAGATTATGAAAATGTACTTCCGGTGGCAGATTTATGCGGTGTTAGTTGTATGAATATAGGATTTTCTATTATTTCTCGGGCCGTATTGGCAGGACTTCCCAACGCCGTGTGTGCTATGAAAGAATTGCTTTAA
- the glmM gene encoding phosphoglucosamine mutase: protein MTKYFGTDGVRAVAGEFPLVDDFVEKLGYCALKELLASAESKGLKNQVIIARDTRLSGPSILQSLSKGIRAAGANVLDMGISPTPSVAEAVKQTGSVCGIVISASHNPPEFNGIKFFSNKGTKLAEDLEERIETLLEKTTEIPSPTGSYRCAAELVEGYKNFLKATVDASLLKGTKVVLDCANGAAYKIAPEVFESLGMQVVVMADKNNGAEINEGVGALHTSKMRTLVKKEKAYIGFSFDGDADRVIASDEEGRQLDGEYIIAAAALALKEQGKLPKNKAVMTVMANLGCINYLKDNGVDMVLTPVGDKYVSQALEKEGLSIGGETSGHIIFPTYSNTGDGILSALQFLKLAKKSGLSVSEFALRWKKYPCELRAVMVKEKKPLEDLPHFLEGIKQLEGRLGKKGRLFVRYSGTEPKLRILVEGEDETLVHQIAEEAETLYRCKMEEK, encoded by the coding sequence ATGACAAAGTATTTTGGAACAGACGGTGTACGCGCTGTGGCGGGAGAATTTCCGCTGGTAGACGATTTTGTGGAAAAGTTGGGTTATTGTGCCTTAAAAGAATTGTTGGCTAGCGCTGAATCAAAAGGCTTAAAAAACCAAGTAATTATTGCTAGAGATACTCGTTTGTCCGGTCCTTCTATTTTGCAATCACTCTCTAAAGGGATTCGTGCCGCCGGCGCTAATGTGTTGGATATGGGCATTTCTCCTACGCCGTCTGTGGCCGAAGCGGTGAAACAAACAGGGTCCGTCTGCGGCATTGTCATTTCTGCCAGCCATAATCCTCCGGAGTTTAACGGTATTAAATTTTTCTCTAATAAAGGAACCAAACTTGCGGAAGATTTGGAAGAAAGAATAGAGACTTTGTTAGAGAAAACAACGGAAATTCCTTCCCCCACAGGCTCCTACCGCTGTGCGGCAGAATTGGTGGAAGGATATAAAAACTTTTTAAAAGCAACAGTGGATGCCTCTTTGTTGAAGGGAACAAAAGTAGTCTTGGATTGTGCCAATGGGGCCGCTTATAAGATTGCGCCGGAAGTTTTTGAATCTTTAGGTATGCAAGTAGTGGTCATGGCCGATAAAAATAACGGTGCCGAGATTAATGAAGGGGTGGGTGCTTTGCATACCTCCAAAATGCGTACTTTGGTTAAAAAGGAAAAAGCCTATATCGGTTTTAGTTTTGACGGAGATGCAGACCGTGTGATTGCTTCCGATGAAGAAGGACGTCAATTAGACGGGGAGTATATTATTGCCGCTGCTGCCTTGGCATTAAAAGAGCAAGGGAAATTGCCAAAAAATAAAGCCGTTATGACCGTAATGGCTAATTTGGGTTGTATCAATTATCTTAAAGACAACGGTGTGGATATGGTGTTGACTCCGGTGGGAGACAAATATGTTTCTCAAGCCCTAGAAAAAGAAGGATTGTCCATCGGGGGGGAAACGTCCGGTCATATTATTTTCCCTACTTATTCCAATACCGGTGACGGCATTTTATCTGCTTTGCAATTTTTGAAATTAGCCAAAAAATCGGGTCTTTCCGTCAGTGAATTTGCTTTGCGTTGGAAAAAATATCCCTGTGAATTGCGTGCCGTTATGGTCAAAGAAAAAAAACCGCTGGAAGATTTGCCCCATTTTTTGGAAGGGATTAAACAATTAGAGGGCCGTTTGGGGAAAAAAGGCCGACTTTTTGTGCGCTATAGCGGCACTGAACCCAAACTGCGTATTTTGGTGGAAGGAGAAGACGAAACTCTGGTGCATCAAATAGCCGAAGAGGCCGAAACTCTCTACCGCTGTAAGATGGAGGAAAAATAA